A window of Pyrus communis chromosome 3, drPyrComm1.1, whole genome shotgun sequence genomic DNA:
ATTTGTTAGGGTTTCCTTTTTCATATAATGGGATGTCATTCTGGCGGTATCTCAAGTCAATCATGCGCGTCCTGGGTTATAACTTTCGCACATGGGATTGCCTGATTGGCTTGGGATGTGGCCACAGTTTCCATTGGATGAAAGTTCTATTGGGATTTTTTGTATGTTGCAGAGGAGGTTCAATGCCTTGAATATAAGGAGACTCAAGGAGATTCAGTGCTACAGAGGCATACGCCACAGCCAGGGATTGCCTTGCAGAGGACAGCGCACCAAGAACAACACTAGGACCCTGAAGGGTAAGAGGGTCACTGTTGCTGGAAAGAAAAAGGCCCGTTAAGTAATCGAATGGGTTTTCGACTCTTTTTATAATTGGTAATGAACTCCTTTGTCTGGTTTTGTGTTTTAGCATTAACTGCAATTGTTCTGATCGCTTTTGCTTCGTTGAGCTGTGCCCTCACCTTTGGAAATGTAGTTGGGATCATCAATGTGTATTGAGCATTTTATCATGACTTGTATATGTCGGTGTTCTTGTTTGATCAGAATTTTATTCATAGGATTGTCAAATGTTGAGAAGGAAATGTTGTCTAATCACTTGGTCACACTGCAGTAGAGTCTTGACTACTTGGAATGCTATGAAATTTAATCAGAAGCGATGAACTTGCTGAAATTGTTTACAAAATCTAGATGGCCTAGTTTCTCAAATCATCAAAATCCTTGTCATTCGGTTTGATCATCTTTTTCATCTGTCTTTTCACCAGCATGCTTCACTGTTTCTTCCTGCTTGTGCCGGAATTTGTCCTCCATGCTTTGTCATGTATGATGGGTTTGAAGTGTTCAGCACGTATTTAATCGCTCACAGTTCTGCAATTTTGTGAATCACCACTTGCATTTCTATATGCATTCATCAATCACCACTTCCTTACAAACTTGTTCAGAAGATTTCTACTGTTTCACATTTCCTCTGGTAATTAGAATGCTTTTCATACGATATATTACTTGAACGCATGAATTTTAACTGTAGTTGGATAAGTATGGAACTTGAAATGTTTGGTTAATACTTTTGCATCTCTGTCCACCCAAAAAACTCAACCTCTGGTTCTTTTGTTATTCTGTAGCTGTTGCTCTATAATATAAatgttgaaaaattgaaattggctAGTTACGTGAGTATTTTCGGGGGAAGAAGTTGCTGAGCTTGGTATGGTTACGTAGTAAACATGGGTACAAATATACTAAAACTTCTCTTATGCATTGAAGAAGTTACTGAGCATGGTACTAGTATTTATGTTCATTGCATTTTGTCTTCCAAGTGTATGATTATTCTATGGTCTTGGGTTGAAAGTAAAGGTGTTTACTTTCAAACGGGCACCATGATATTGTATTACGTTCACGTGATGAAAGTCTTATAGCTAAATctgttaattaattatgttaCAACGTTGTTGTTATGGACACAAGAATCCACTTGTGATGCTACTTAGGACTGGTTTGGTATTTctgtattttgaaaaaaaactgcttctgctgtgttgtgagaataagctcatttttgttgcttcactttttcagcttattttcacccaaaactgtgaaaataagctgtttttaagtgtttaccaaacacctttttgagctcagtttttttttacactcactttttataaaagcatctcagtaccaaactattacttagtactacaatttagtgatatatcttttcacttgtaagtgagagaccTTAGGTCGTCAAATGCGAGTTTGAACAATATTATTGCTAGTTTGTTGTGACACTAAGTTTACTTGCTTCCCTTAGCTAAATAATTATcgtttggaaaagaaaaatataaaataaataaataaatctactTGTGGATAGTCAAATTGACATAGACTAAAGTGAATACGACAAAAAAACTAACCATAGTAAATGTGGTGCCTTATCACTTAagcataaaaacaaaataaccgTGTGTCGTTGAAAAGTAGTGTTACACGggattcttttcttttttctctctaaacACGCGAGTCGAAATtaagtgtgagaaaattttgCCCTCCGTCCGGCTATTAAGAAACCGAATTACGTGAGCGACGTCTCGTACTTATAATATTaagattacaaaaataatataaaaatatatattattgaccattaagataatataaaaatatatattattgacTTGATACGCCATCGTCGACCACCCTGGTTGCTAACCCCTCATTTAGCTTTTGTTTATGCGATAAAATACAAACTCTTGCTTGTAAAGCGAAAACGAGCACCATCCTTTCATCTTTTCATCTTTTAACTTTTAAAGAcaacattttctctctctataattGCACTATTGACCCATAACCACTTTATTTCCACTTGATTAACACGTCACGCAAGACGACAAACTTGAAGTGTGTACAAAAACCCACAACCCTATCCACTCCCCGTCCTCATCGGACACCATCCCATCATCACAttatgtaattatatatataaaatattataataatatctACACGATCGCTTGCGGCACAGATGATTGCCACGTCGGTCACACAAGGGGCTTGCATGCAGAGGTCTGCGGGTCCCACATGGCTGGCAGTAGAAACCTCCGCCCGTTCACCCCGACCGCGTTGTAGCTCGCCCCGGTCGCCTTGTCCACCAAGACTTGACCCGGATAACCCGGGTATGCCCCGGTTCCGAAAATGCCCGTGCAGGCAGAGACCGCCTCGAGCGGCGCGCTGGCCGGCCCTTGGAAGTATCCATTGTTGTACGGATTGGTTACGGTTCCCGCCAAGAGAGTGGCGAGGTTTATGATCATGCCGTCAACTCCGACGTCGCCGTTTGGGGCCACTAACGGCGGGGTTTGCGGGCCGTAAATGGGCTGGTGAAAGGGCCAGGCGCATTGGCCGGGGCACTGGACCACCGAGTTCCCAACCCACACGTAAGCCGACTTCTTGTCATGGGCGGAGCCGTGCGTCCCGCAGCGGCTACAGAATCCGTCGACCGCCACGTCACTGGCAGTCAAAACCACGTTGATGGCCTTCAACGCGTTCACTTTTCCGGCGAGGGCTACCAGGTGCCGGTTCCCGAGGGACTTTCCGAGAGAGTAGGCCTCGTGGAGGATTTGCCTGCCGACAACGAGATTGGAGGCGCCGCCCTTGTACTTCTCGGTGGTTTTCCACCAGGAGGAGGCAGAGGGGAGTGGGCCGCGCCGAGGGGCGAGGGAGTGGATGAAGTCGACGATGATGGACCGTTGGATTGGGGTGAAGTGGCCGTACCAGATGAGATTGACGGTGATGTTGCCCTTGAGAAGAGCGCCGTTGTGGTACTTGAGCACCAGGGGCTGCTCCTCCACTAAAGCACCCAAACCGGGCTCGGCCAGAAACATGAGCAGCAAGAGAGAAGTGGCAAAGTGGTAAATAGGATACATTGCGAGGGGCAAGAATTTAAGGCTATTGCTGGGAATCGGGAGTGGGGAGAGTGAATGAATACTACGAATTTGGTTTGGGGTGGTATTTATATTCGGACGATAAGGGAGACAGCTGTAGATAGCAAAGGTTTCTCTGTCTTAGGCGTCCACGTGGGAGTTGGTGATTAGACATTGAGGGCTCTCGAGACCGGAGAATTTGCCAGGCTGTAAGGTTTCTCGGATGCGGGGTAATGAAACTAGAGAGGGTTGTCCCAGGAAATTGATGCCCCGCTTTTAAGCGCTTAGACTCATCACCCCGCATGGCTCTCACCCTCATAATTTTGTGTGATTATTTTATTTGAcacgtaaaaataaaaataaattgtgaataaTTAAAATGATTATGTCAAAATTACTCCCATTGTACAtgtgattttgtttttaatggTTACCAGAATTTGAATCGACCTTCAATAATATTTGCAAATTCTCACTTGTGTTTGTGCTGTTAGGGTTAAGGccttgttttttagttttcttgAGCAAGCCGTATAATCTGTTTTTAGGCCACGTATCGtttcatttaataaaaaatcaaaaaatgagaatttttctCATAACTTTTGGTATTTCAGGATTTTATCTAAAGATGACTGTTTGTGAACCCCAAACCATAAACTCCGTTGTGTCACATATGACAAAAATGGTTTATTTTCTTGCCTTGACAACGTTTAAGGgaccatttctctccccttccatctctctcccctcccttACCCTTCTTTAAATCAGGACCATTCAACCTAGATTCAATGGCTAAGAGTTATGCCACCTCCTAGAATCCCAATTATTTTACCCTTTACCTCTCTCTTCTTGTGTTGTTACCTATATCTGAAAAATTATAggaaaatcatatttttgtacTTGGTGTAACATCTAATATGTCAAATGGTGCGTATAATATTGATTGTATGAATCAACTGCCCTATTATATAGTACACTAATGTGATTGAACTACATAATATCCCTAACATTACTCCCAACATATGATGCACACCAGCAGCTTATCACTAATGGAATGGCTGCAATCAATCCAACTTCATGAATCAGTGTCCAAGTCCTCCATGGCTTCTTGTCCTCTCTCAAGCCCTGATGCCTACCTTCGACGAAGAAATGAGCATCGTCGGAGCTCGCTCTAGCCCCCACATGCAGAAGACCCTCTACTGGTTCGACTTCGTCGTATTGTCGTATTGGGCATCAGCGGCATGGTGGATGATGGTGCCTTTCATCGACTATTTTTTTCCAAcggctcattttttttttttttttcttacacgGTATAATCTTGTGTTTTAAATTAACTTGTAAATATTATGAACGAGTGAACTATTATCATATCAATTTAGATAAATAATTGAGAAATGTGATGATGTTTCTAAGATTATTCTCAGTTTCAATTTAAAAGTTTAACGATAGATATTAATCATATTATCACATTCTTAAAGTTTTCTTCGAGTGCTCTTTTGCTTcgttttttgtattaatttctaCTTGTTGAGGCGTACAAGGATTCGTGACACATTCATCTGCGCCCTCCACTCTAATCTCCATCGGTTCTTTTCTTCCATTTGGTAGCCCCACCTAGTAGGTCTAGCctgaaataagtgaaaaattcGTGATTTGTCATgggttgtcttttttttttcaaaaaaaaaaaggaaaaaaagtcaAAGGAGGTCCACTATGGAGGAGTTGATAAAGAGTACTGCTACACTTGATATCTAATTGTACTATCTTTCTAATAAAAATAAGGCTGTTCAATAAGTACGAGTCTCATTTCTATTAcgaaaataatacaaatagattgtagaaataaaaaaaaaaatttgttgataAACAATGACATCATCTAGCTACAAGAAGAGTACAAGCTTTGCCTAGGTGCAAACTTCCAGACCCAAATTTATTCACTGCTTTTAGGGGATTATTCCAAAGATATTATGCTCCCGCATGCATGATTGTTGCCGGTtgaatattatataattaaatatgaaccTCAGTCGCTCCttggagaaaataaaataatttacgtGGAACCAGTTCACGACAATTTAATATTCGAAATTATTTTGTGCTGTGAGCTACTGCAGCCAACAGGAATTTTTCCGAATTCTTTTAGTGAAGATTTTGAAGATTCAAGAATCAAGTTCAATTATCGTATATCATACAgttagtttttttaaatattatttatatttaatttgaaataaataaatttctaatcgcataatatataataaacaaacaaaattaacaaatttctATAATCTTCACAAACAGAATTCGACAATCCGGATTCCTATTGCGGTATGCACAAACATTTTGTTGGGCGCTCATTCGTTACGTCAGCGTggtgttttttatttggtaGCATAATTGGGAAGTGCGCTAAAGCTGAGCACCTAGTACCAACAACCAAGGTAAGGTAggattggttttggttttggttttggttcccTAGGGGTGGTCCACAGTATAGTGGCCTAGTAGTATGGTTTTCCAAAGTTTAAACACTGCTTTTTTTAAGTAATAGAGATCATCTCAAATATTGACACGAGAATTACGTCAAAACATAAGTTAAGGAGAGAATTTATAGAGGGTTATATTTTTTTAGAGAGTAtttagcttctttttttttccttttggctGGGTAAACAAAAGCGGttagtg
This region includes:
- the LOC137728946 gene encoding protein EXORDIUM-like 2 produces the protein MYPIYHFATSLLLLMFLAEPGLGALVEEQPLVLKYHNGALLKGNITVNLIWYGHFTPIQRSIIVDFIHSLAPRRGPLPSASSWWKTTEKYKGGASNLVVGRQILHEAYSLGKSLGNRHLVALAGKVNALKAINVVLTASDVAVDGFCSRCGTHGSAHDKKSAYVWVGNSVVQCPGQCAWPFHQPIYGPQTPPLVAPNGDVGVDGMIINLATLLAGTVTNPYNNGYFQGPASAPLEAVSACTGIFGTGAYPGYPGQVLVDKATGASYNAVGVNGRRFLLPAMWDPQTSACKPLV